A window of Mytilus edulis chromosome 10, xbMytEdul2.2, whole genome shotgun sequence contains these coding sequences:
- the LOC139492373 gene encoding uncharacterized protein, with protein MKYYISKMKILYVLLIFFSKSAADDGVLDINVPHLTVKAQNTGNITLQSGLARDLYLEPGPGGKVIFDGEDILEIIKMAKTLPPVWLPHAHNGFFGTFNGGQRIHVKLEARDPENGPLEYKLVGGDLPTGVTLDETGGFINGVVPDIERFYTFTIRAINNQTKYADSVFKMEVLSHDNCKSSPCQHHGTCIDNSNNTYTCVCPEPYSGHSCEIDCRNNAFGVRYKNKIPDAQMSAYLSQSTKLASNGRYSGSSYWCGTNDNAWLQVDLGEPKTVYKTLYQYQSSTYYVDGYTLSVSLDGVNFKVVNDTSGIHTFRGGKSTYTDSLPSPTLARFVRYHPQGYRSGYYPCMKIELYGC; from the exons ATGAAATATTATATTTCGAAAATGAAGATATTGTATGTTTTACTGATATTCTTCTCAAAAAGTGCAGCTGATGATGG ggtGTTAGATATAAATGTACCACATTTGACAGTAAAGGCACAGAATACAGGAAACATTACGCTCCAG TCTGGGCTTGCAAGAGATTTATATCTGGAGCCTGGACCAGGCGGGAAAGTTATATTTGATGGAGAAGACATTTTGGAGATCATTAAG ATGGCAAAAACATTACCTCCAGTGTGGCTACCTCATGCACACAACGGATTCTTTGGAACATTTAATGGCGGACAGCGAATCCATGTTAAATTAGAGGCAAGA GATCCTGAAAATGGACCATTAGAATACAAATTGGTGGGTGGAGACTTGCCAACTGGTGTGACTCTTGATGAAACGGGTGGCTTTATAAATGGTGTAGTTCCTGACATTGAACGTTTCTACACATTTACTATTAGAGCCATCAACAATCAAACGAAATATGCTGATTCTGTGTTCAAAATGGAAGTTCTTT CCCATGACAACTGTAAGTCAAGTCCATGTCAGCACCATGGCACATGTATAGATAATAGCAACAATACTTATACATGTGTATGTCCTGAACCTTACAGTGGACATAGCTGTGAAATAG ATTGCAGAAACAATGCATTTGGTGTacgatataaaaataaaatacctgATGCTCAAATGTCAGCTTACTTGTCACAGTCGACTAAACTGGCTTCTAATGGACGTTATTCAGGGAGTAGTTATTGGTGTGGTACAAATGACAACGCTTGGTTACAGGTCGATTTGG GAGAACCAAAGACAGTGTACAAAACACTTTATCAATACCAAAGCAGCACCTATTACGTTGATGGTTATACTCTGTCAGTCAGTTTGGATGGCGTTAACTTCAAAGTCGTCAATGATACCAGTGGTATCCAT ACATTCCGTGGCGGGAAGAGCACCTACACAGACAGTTTACCAAGTCCTACACTTGCGAGATTTGTACGGTATCATCCTCAGGGATACAGAAGTGGATATTATCCCTGCATGAAAATCGAACTTTATGGATGCTAA